GAGATTCTGGAGGCGATTGTCGAGCGCATCCCGGCCCCTCCCGGTGACCCGCAGGCCCCCCTCAAGGCCCTGATCTTCGACTCCTTCTACGACGCCTACCAGGGCGTGATCCTGTTCGTGCGGGTGCTGGAGGGGACCCTTGCCCCGAAACAGCCCATCATGCTCTTCAACTCGGGCAAGACCTTCGACGTGGACAAGGTGGGCACCTTCACGCCGGGGCTGGTGGTCGGCGAGTCGCTCCCGGCGGGCGCGGTGGGCTGGGTCGCGGCGGGCATCAAGGACATCCACGACGCGCAGGTGGGCGACACGATCACCCAGAAGGACCGCCCCACCCGCGAGCCCTTCCCCGGCTTCAAGCCCGCGCAGCCGGTGGTGTTCTCGGGCCTCTACCCCACCGACACCGAGGACTACCGCCGCCTGCGGGACGCGCTGGACAAGCTCAAGCTCAACGACGCGGCCTTCTCCTTCGAGCCCGAGACCTCGGAGGCGCTGGGCTTCGGCTTCCGCTGCGGCTTCCTGGGCCTCCTCCACGCCGAGATCATCCAGGAGCGGCTGGAGCGCGAGTACGACCTCGACCTGATCGCCACCGCGCCCGCCGTGGTGTACCGGGTGACGCTGACGAACGGCACCGTCTTCGAGACGCAGAACCCCGCCGAGTTCCCCACCCGCGACCGCATCACGACCGTCGAGGAGCCCTACATCAAGCTCTCGGTGATGCTCCCCGAGGAGTACGTCGGCCCGGTGATGCAGCTCCTGCAAGAGCGCCGGGGTTCGATGGTCACCATGAACTACGTCGGCAAGCGGGTGGAGCTGATCTACGAGGTTCCTTTCGCCGAAATCCTCTACGACTTCCACGACCGCCTCAAGTCCATCTCGCGCGGCTACGCCTCCATGGACTACGAGCAGATCGGCTACCGCGAGGGCGAGCTGCGCAAGGTGGACATCCTCGTGAACAACGAGGTGGTGGATGCGCTGGCCGTCATCGTCCACGAGGACAAGGCGTACTCGCTGGGGCGCAAGATCGTGGACAAGATGGCGGAGGTGATCCCCCGGCAGATGTTCCCGGTGCCCGTGCAGGCGACCATCGGCGGCAAGATCATCGCCCGGGCGACGGTGAAGGCGTACCGCAAGGACGTGCTCGCCAAGTGCTACGGCGGCGACATCACCCGCAAGAAGAAGCTGCTCGAAAAGCAGAAGAAGGGCCGCGCCCGCATGAAGCAGATCGGCACGGTGGAGGTGCCGCAGGAGGCCTTCCTGGCGGTGCTGAGCACGGAGGAGTGAGGAGGAGAAGGCCTGGAGCCCCGGCGAGAGCTGGGGCTTTTTCGTTGGGCCGGAACCCCTCGCGCGGCGACCGGGACGGTCAGGGTTCCCCCAGCCCGGCCCGGCCGGTGCAGAGCGCGTACGCCACGTCGGGCCGCCCGTTCGCCTGCCCCTCCCGCGCGGCGGCGTCCCAGTCGTACACGACCCGCCGGTGCTCGACGTGCCAGGAGCCGCTGGCATCGTCCACGACGGCGTAGCGGGCGTGCGGCGTGCCCGCCTCCATGCGGTGGGCAAAGGGAACGTCGTCGGCGTAGGCGGGGAGCCCGACGCTTCCGGGATTCACGACCAGCCTGCCCCCGGGGAGGGCGGCGCTCCGGGGCAGGTGGGTGTGGCCGCACAGGACGAGCGTGGCCGGGGTCAGACCCAGGCGGGCCTCGACCTCGCCGACCGTGGCGGCCCGGGCGCCTGTTTTCTCCACGGTGTCCAACAGGGAGGCGAGGTCGCTGTGGGGGGTGTCGTGGACGAGCAGCACGCCCCCCGGCAGGCCCAGGGTCCCGGGCAGGGAGGCGAGCCAGGCGCGGGCCCCGGCGGTGATCGTCTCGTGGGCGTGCCGGTCGGAGGGACCCATCCGCTCCGGGGGCGTGGTGAGGAGCTGGCGCTCGTGGTTGCCCCGCACGGTGGGAAAGCCCAGCGGCCCCAGGCGTTCGGCCGTCCCGCGCGGTTGCAGGGCCCCCGAAACGACGTCGCCCAGATTCACCGTGAGGTCGACGTGCTGCCCGGCGACGTCCGCCAGAACGGCGTCGAGCGCCCGCAGGTTGCCGTGGATGTCCGCCAGAACCGCGATTCTCACCCGACCAGCTTAGGGCGGACGGGAGCGGGGCGGGCGTTAAGTCTCCATGAGTCCGCCTGCCGCCCACCGCCGCTCCCGAGTCCATACCGTAGGCGTGAACCTTCCCGAACCTCCCCGCCGAAAGGACGCCCCCATGACGCACACCCCTGCCCTCGACGCCATCCGCCCCCCCGCTCCCCCCGTCTCGACCTTCGGCGGCACCCAGGTCCTGCGCCCGGACGTGGTGCGCGTGCGGCTGCCGATGGTCAACGTCTACCTGCTGGGCCAGCCCGGGGAGCCGTGGGTGCTCGTGGACGCCGGAATGGTGGGCACCGCCGGGATGATCCGCGCGGCGGCCCAGCGGCACCACGGGGGGCGGGCGCCGGGGGCGATCCTCCTGACCCACGGCCACCTCGACCACATCGGGGCGCTGCACGAGCTGCTGCGCGAGTGGCAGGTCCCCGTTTACGCGCACCCGCTGGAGCTGCCCCACGTCACGGGCGAGCACCCCTACCCCTTCCCCGACCCCACGGTCGGCGGCGTGATGAGTGCGCTCTCCCCGGCCTTCGTGCCTGGCCCCTTCGACTTCCGGCCCCGCGTGCACCCTCTTCCGGGGGACGGCTCGGTGCCGGGCCTCCCCGGCTGGCGTTGGCTGCACACGCCGGGGCATACGACCGGGCACGTGTCGCTGTGGCGGGAGAACGACCGCTCGCTGATCGTGGGCGACGCCTTCGTGACGACCAAGCAGGAGACGGTGACGGGGGCGCTGGCCTCGCGGCCCACCCTCGTCCACGGCCCGCCCGCGTACTACACGCCGAACTGGGACGCGGCGCGCGACTCGGTGCGGACGCTCGCCAACCTCGACCCCGACCTCGCCGCGACCGGGCACGGGCACCCGATGTTCGGGCCGGAGATGGCGACCGAGCTCCACCGCCTCGCCCGCAACTTCGACGAGGCGGTGCGGCCGGTGCGCGGCTGGTACCTCGACCACCCGGTGCCCATCGCCCAGCCGGGGGGCGCGGCTTCGGCCCCAGACTCGCGCGGAAGGCTGCTGACGTACGCGCTGGCGGGGGTGGGGCTGGTGCTGGTGCTGCGGCGTCTGGGTCGCTGAGACGGGGCCCGGGGAAGGACGCGGCCCACCTGGCGCCACGTCCTTCCCCGGGCCCCCTCCCCCCGTCAGGGGCAGAGGGTGGAGGGGGTTGACAGGCGGGCACCTGACCACCCGGTCCGTGAGGGTTCTGTCAGAGTTCACTCCCTACACTCCGGGACGTGAGCCCAGGTGAGCTTTCCGCCGGACTGCCCCTGACCGCCCCCGCGCGGTCCCAGGGCACCCTGCGCGCCCAGTTCACGCTGGTGATCTTCCTGCTGGCGTTCCTGCCGAATCTGGTGCTCACCCTGGGCGCGCGGCCCGACCTGCCCTCTGCCACGCTCCTCGCCTGGATGGGGCTCGTCGCCGCCCCGTGCGGGCTGGTGGGCTACCTGCTGAGCGGCGCCCTGCTGCGCCCGCTGAGCCGCCTGGAGGCGGAGGTGCAGCGCGGCGACTTCGCCCAGCCCCACCGCGACGACCCCGCCGAGATTCGCGCGCTCCGGGACGCCTTTGCCGAGTTGCTGGAGCGGCTGGGCACCGAGCGCGACCGCCGGAACGCCTTCATGGCGACTCTCGTCCACGACCTCAAGACACCCCTGATCGCCACCGGGCACCTCACCCGCACCCTCACCGAGCACCCCCTCCCCGACGCCGAGCGGCGCGAGGTGGGCGATCTCCTCCTCGCCGAGAACGCGCGCCTGCTCGCCCTCGTCGGGCAGATGGCGGACGCCCACCGCTTCGAGCGCGAGGACGTGCGGGTGCAGACCCGGCCCACCGAGTTGCGCCCGGTGCTCGACGGGGTGGCCCGCCGCCTGGAGGAGCGGGCACGGTCGCGCGGCCTGTGCCTCACCGTCAGCGGGACGGGCACGGCCCACGCCGACCCGGCGGCCCTGGAACGCGCCGTCACCAACCTCGCCGACAACGCCCTGCGCTACGCCCGCTCCCGGGTGGCACTCGCCGTCACGCCCGCCGGAGTCGAGGTCCGCGACGACGGCCCCGGCCTGGGCGCACCGCTCACCGAACTCGCCCAGCCCTTTAACGCGCAGCCCGTCACCATCGCCGGGCAGCAGTACACCGCCGGGACCGCCGGGCTGGGCCTGTTCATCGCCCGCCGGGTGGCGGAGGCGCACGGCGGCTCCCTCACCTACGACCGCGCCCCCCTCTCCCCCACCGACCCTCCCGAGCGTGACCCCTCCGGTCACGACGCACCCGCCGCCGTCCACACGACCTTCACCCTGCACCTGCCGGAGGTAACGCCATGAGACTCGTGATTGCCGATGACCACCCTCTCTTCCGCATGGGCCTGAAGTACGCGCTGCTGCACCAGGGCTTCGACGTGGTGGCGGAAGCCGCCGACGGCCTGCGCGCGCTGGAGGCCTGCCGCACGTGGCAGCCTGACGCGGCCCTGCTCGACGTGAAGATGCCCGGCATGACCGGCATCGAGGTCTGCGACCGGTTGCGCCAGACCAACCCGGGTGTCGTCAGCGTCCTGATCACCACCTTCGCCGAGCCCGCCATCGTGCAGGCCGCCCGCGCCGCCGGGGCCCGCGGCTACGTCAGCAAGGAATCCGACCCCGAGAGCCTCGCCCGGCAACTGCGCGACATCGTGGCCCACCCCGAGGTGGACCGCCTCCCCCATGTGGACGTGCCGCGCCTGACCCCCCGCGAGTCGGACGTGCTGCCGCTGCTCGCCCAGGGCTACAGCAACAAGGAGATCGCCAAGAACCTGCGGGTGAGCCCCGATACCATCAAAGACCACCTCGCCCGCCTGTACGCCAAGCTCGAAGCCCGCGACCGCACCGAGGCGGTGAGCCGGGCGCGCAGCATCGGGCTGCTGCATTGAGGGGACGGGAAGGTCAGCGGACGGGGGTGGCGAGGGGGGCCGCCCCCTTCGCTGTGGGAGGGCGTCGGCGCAGGCGGGTCCTCACGGGGGGTGAGCGGGCGCGGCCCCGTGGCCCCGCCCGCCCTCAATGCTGGCCCAGCAGCCGTTTGCCGTGCCGGACGAGCCGCCGGGTCAGGCGCAGGCGCCGCGCGTAGGCCTGCGCCGGGCCGCTGCGCCACAGCGCCGCGTACAGCGCCCGCCTGACCCAGCGCCGCAGCCTCCCGCGCTCCAGGCTTCCGGAGCTGGGCCGGACGGCGCGGGGCGATGCGCCCTCCGGCCCCCCCAGGATGTGCAGGGCCGCCAGGAAATCGCGCGCGAAGTGCTCGTACAGCGCCGCGCGGTCCTGGCCGCCGAGCGGGCCCGCGGCGACGTAGGGGTTGGTGTTGATCTCGTACACCTGCACGCGCCCCCCCACCACGCCGTAATCGACGCGCCCGTAGTCGATGCAGGCCAGGTCGAACACCTCGCGGAGCTGCGCCTCGTAGGGGTTGTCGCGCAAGAAGCGCGTCTCCTCGGCCACCGTCTGCCCGTCCACCACCAGACCACCGCCGATGCCGCGCACCTCCCAGTGTCGGCCGAAAAAGATATCCGTCGGGACGATGCGCTCGCCCACCCGGAAGGCGGCGTACCTGCGATACAGGCCGCGCTCGTCGCGCTCGCCGCAGAACTCGGTCACCACCGTATCCCCCAGGCCCTGGCCCCGGGCCCGCCAGGCGCACAGGAACTGCCTCAGCGCCCCCTCGTCGGGCAGCAGGTCAGAGGCCGTGGCGTTGTGACCGCGCTCGCCGCGCACGAACACCGGGAAGCGGCGCGGGAGCCGCCCCTCGTCCAGACGGTAGACGTCGAACTCGTTGAGGCCGTGCTCGTGCAGGGCGCGCAGCAACTCGAAGCGCTGTTTGACCCGGGAGGGATCGTTGAGCAGCCGCACGCCCGGCCCCCAGGACGCGAGCTGACGCCACAGCCGCGCCGCCCGGTCCAGGTCCTCGCCGGAGAGCCGCTCCAGGTCCGCGAAGATGTACGTGCCCTGCGGCAGCCTGCGGGCGCCGAACAGCGTGGAGTAGGGGACCGGCACCAGCTCGGGCGCGAGGGCGGCGCCGCGTCCGGACAGGAAGTCTTCCAGGCACAGGTGCTCGGAGGTCGTCAGCAGATAGATCATGTCCTCAAAGTAGAGTTTTTCACGTCACCCCCCTCGCAGGAGGCGTCGCACTCTCCGGCCTCCGTTCGGGTGCCGCCCCCGATCTTTCGGGGGGGACTCCGGGCCGCGACCGCTCCGGCTAGCCCGCGCTTCCCGCCTCCCCGGGGGACCCCTGTACCCTCTGCTCATGCCCACCTCCCCCTTCCGGCTCTCCCAGCGGGCCCTGAGCCTCAAGCCCTCCTCCACGGTGGCGGTCTCGTCCCGGGCGCTGGAGCTGCGCCGCTCGGGCGTGGACGTGATCTCCATGAGCGTGGGCGAGCCCGACTTCGACACGCCGCCGCACGTCAAGGCCGCCGCCGTGCGCGCCATCGGGGAGGGGAAGACGAAGTACACCGCCGTGAACGGGGTGGCCGAACTGCGCGAGGCGATCAGCGCCAAGTTCGCCCGCGAGAACGGCCTGACCCACGCGCCGGGCGCCGTGACCGTCACGAGCGGGGGCAAGCAGGCCCTCTTCAACGCCTTTTTCGCGCTGCTGAACCCCGGGGACGAGGTGCTGATCCCCGCCCCCTACTGGGTGAGCTATCCGGAGATGGTCGCGCTCACCGGCGCCGTGCCCGTGGCCGTGCCCACCACGCCGGAGTCCGGCTTCGTGCTCGACCCGGGGGAGGTGGAGGCGCGCGTGACGCCCCGCACCCGCATGATCGTCCTGAACAGCCCCGGCAACCCGACGGGCGCGGTCTTCCCGCCGGACGTGCTGGAGGCGGTCGCCCGCATCGCTCAGAAACACGACCTCGTGATCGTGACGGACGAGATGTACGAGCACCTCGTCTACGACGCCGAACAGGTCAGCATCGGGCGGTACGCGCCGGAGCACACCCTGACGGTGAACGGGGCGAGCAAGGCGTACGCGATGACGGGCTGGCGCATCGGGTACGCGGGCGGGCCGGAGGGCGTCATCACGGCGATGAACGCCTTCCAGTCGCAGAGCACGAGCAACGCGAGCAGCGTCTCGCAGTACGCCGCCCTCGCCGCGCTGACTGAATACGAGGAGACGGCGCGCTTCATCGAGATGGCCCGCAACGCCTACCGGGAACGGCGGGACCGGATCGTCGCCGGGCTGAACGAACTGGGCCTGCCGACCCCCACCCCGCAGGGCGCCTTCTACGTGATGGCGGACACGACCCGCATCCACCCCGACGAGTTGGAGGCCGCCCGCATCCTGCTCGACGACGCGCGGGTGGCGGTGGTGCCGGGGACCGACTTCGCCGCGCCGGGGCAGGTGCGGCTGAGCTACGCGACGGGCCTGGAGCAGATCGAGGAGGTGCTGCGCCGGATCGGCGGGGTGGTGGGCTGAGGCACACGGGAACCAACCCCCCCGGTGCCCCGTACCCTGGGGCATGACCAATCCTGAAGGCAGCTACAGCCTCCGCGACTTCCTCGCCCAGACCGCCGAGCGCGACAACCCCGGCGACGTCTTCGAGCTGGAGTCGAGCAAGATGCTCGAAGTCAAGGTCAATGGGCGCATCTGGAGCAAACTCGGCGCGATGGTGGCCTACAAGGGCAACCTCAACTTCAAGCGCGAGGGCAGCCTGGAGGGCGGGTTGATGAAGGCCCTCAAGCGCGCGGTGAGCCAGGAGATGAGTCCCCTCGCCAAGATCGAGGGCCGGGGCGTCGCCTACCTCGCCGACCAGGGCAAGGAGATCACGATCCTGCGGCTCTCCGGTGACAGCCTGAACGTGAACGGCAACGACCTCCTCGCCTTCGAGGACTCCGTGAACTATGACATCACCATGCAGCGCCGGGCGGCGGGCATGGCGGCGGGCGGGCTATTCAGCGTGCGGCTCCAGGGCAGCGGCCTCGTCGCCATCCTCAGCCACGGCAAGCCGCTGACCCTGCGGGTGACGCAGAGCGAGCCGATCTTCACCGACCCCAACGCCACGGTCGCCTGGAGCGGCAACCTCCAGCCCCAGTTGCGGATGGACGCCTCCTTGCGCTCCATGTTCGGGCGCGGCGGCGGCGAGACGTACCAGATGGTCTTCCAGGGGGACGGCTTCGTGGTCGTGCAGCCCTACGAGGAGTTCGAGCAGGGCCTGGGCGGCGGCGAGAGCGGGGGCGGGTCCCGCAGCCTGGGCGACCTGTTCGACTGAAGCTGTCAGCCCTGAGTGGTGAGCCGTCAGCCGGGTGCTGGCGGCTTTTTCTTGCCCTCCTCTCGTGCACGCCGGGAGCGGCCGGGATGGGCCGACCTCCAGATGAGGGCTGAGGAAGTTGAGCGGTGGCTGGCCGACACCGGGCGTCGCCTGCGAGAACACGGCACCCAGGTTGAGTTCGTTCAAAGAGACACAGCGAGCATGGACCCGGCTGTGGTGTTGACCCTGGAATCAGGAGCCGTGACAGCGACCATCAGCCTCTGGTCTTCTTTGCAGGGAGCCGAACGCCATGCCCCCTCCGTGGAAAGCGGGGAAGACCTCTGGCTCGACCGGGTGAAAGTTGACGGCGACGACTTCCCCGAAAAGGTCTCGCCCATCCTGTCGCTCCTCTAAACCCAGGTCAGCCAACCGAGGGGGAGGGTGGCGGGTCAGGCATCCAGCGCCCGACCCCCTTGCAGGCTCTACACTCCCCCGGATGAGTCTGGTCGTCATGGCAACGGGAGGCACGGGGGGCCACATCTACCCGGCGGTCGCCACCGCGCGCGAGCTGATGGGGCGCGGGCACGAGGCGCTGATCCTCGGGCAGCGGGGCGGGATGGAGGAACGGGTGGCGCGCGAGCAGGGCCTCGCCTTTCAGGGGGTAGAGGCCGGGAAGCTCGCCCGCAGCGGGCAGGGTCGCCCCGATCCGCGCGAACTCCTGCGGGCCGCGCGGGGGCTGGGAGAGGCGCGCTCCTTCCTGCGGGAGCAGCGGCCCGGCGCCGTCGTGGGCTTCGGCGGCTTCGCCAGCCTGCCCGGCGTGCTGGGGGCGCAGAGCCTGGGCCTGCCGACTGTCCTCCACGAGCAGAACGCCCGGCTGGGCCTGACCCAGCGGCTCGCGGCGGGGCGGGCGCGGGCGGTGGGCACCGCTTACCCGCGCGTGATCGGCCTTTCCGGGCACAAGGCCACCCTCGTCGGAATGCCCGTGCGGGAGGAACGGCTGCCCCGCTCGGAGGCGCTGGCGCGATTGGGATTGCAAGACGGTCCGCTGACGATCCTGGTGATGGGCGGTTCGCAGGGGTCGCTGGCCCTGAACGGCGCGGTGCCCGACACGCTGCGGCACGTCCTGGGGATGGAGGGGCTGCTGCCGGAGGGAGCCGCCGTGCAGGTGATCCACTCCACCGGGCCGCGCTGGCTCTCGGACGTGGTGCCGCGCGTGCGCGACCTGCCGTGGTATCAGCCGGTGGGCTTCGTGGACGCGGTGGCGGCGTGGTCGGCGGCGGACCTGGCGATCACGCGGGCGGGAACGGGGACGCTGGCGGAGGCGGCCTTCCACGGGGTGCCGCTCGTGATGGTGCCGCTGCCCGAGTCGGCGGAGAATCACCAGCTTCACAACGCGCTCAGCGTGCAGGAGGCGGGGGCGGGGCGGGTGGTCGAACAGCCGAGGGTGGAGGAGGCGCTGGGCGGGGCGGTGCTAGAGTGTGCCTCGCCAGGCAAGCGCGCCACGATGCGGGACGCGGCCCTCGCGCGCTCCCCGGCGGGCGCGGCGGGACGCTTCGCCGACCTCGTGGAGCGGTTTTTGCATTGAAACCGAGTGCTCTGGTTTTCTAACGTTGTGATGCCCCTTCCGGACCCTCACCATGACTGACCTCCCTCCCTTCCCCTCCCCCGCGTCCGCCCCACAGTCCTCCTCTCCACCCCACTATCACCTGATGGGGATCGGCGGCATCGGCGTGAGCGCCTTCGCGCGGCTCCTCTCGGCCCGCGGCGTGCGGGTCAGCGGGTGCGACGTGGCCTCCTCCGACCTCACCGAGCAACTGGAACGGGAGGGCATCCCGGTCGCGGTCGGGCACGACCCGTCCCACGTGAGGGGGGTGGACGTGCTGATCGCGTCGGAGGCGGTGCCCAAGGACCACCCCGAACTCGCGGCGGCGCGGGCGGCGCGGGTGGAGGTGCGGCCCCGCATGAGCCTGCTGGACGAACTGCTGCGGGCGGGGCCCTCGGTCGGCGTGGTGGGCACCCACGGCAAGACGACCACGACCTCGATGATCGCCGTCGCCATGCAGGGGGCGGGGCTCGACCCGGCGGCCTTCGTGGGCGGCATCGTGCCCGAGTTCGGCAGCAACGCGCGGGTGGGTACGGGGCCCTTCGTCGCCGAGGTGGACGAATCCGACCGCTCTTTCGGTGAACTCGTCTGCGAGACCGTCGTGTTCACCAACGCCGAGGACGACCATGTGGGCGGCAACCAGGCGACCTACTGGGAGACAGTCGAGGAGCAGCACGCGGCCTTCGCGCGATTTGTGAGCCATGCCAGGCGGGTGCTGTACTGCGCCGACTGGCCGGGGCTGGAGGGGCTGTGTGCCGGGGCGGATGAGCGGCTGAGCTACGGGCAGGCGGAGGGCGCCGATTACCGCGCCGTAGGACTCCGACCGGATGCGGAGGGAACGACCTTCACCGTGGAGTACCAGGGCGAGGTGCTGGGCGAGGCGCGGGTGTCGCTGCCCGGCACCCACAACGTCCTCAACGCCCTCGCCGCACTCGCCGTGACCCACCTGTACGGCGGCGATTTCAAGAAGGCGGCGGAGGCTCTGGCGGCCTTCCGGGGACCGGGGCGGCGCTGGCAGCGGATCGGGCAGCTCAACGGAGCGCTGGTCATCGACGACTACGCGCACAACGCCACCAAGGTCGCGGCGGCGGTGCAGGCCGCGAGGCAGACCGGGCGGCGGGTGCGGGTGATCTTCCAGCCCCACCGGTACCTCCGCACCCAGCAGTCCTGGCCCCGCCTCGCCGACGCGCTGATGGACGCCGACGAGGTGCTGATCCTCGACATCGCGGCGGCGTCCGAGCCCCCCATCCCCGGCATCCACGCCACCCTCGTCAGCGAGCGGATGGCGCGGGGCGGGCACGGCGGCGTGCGCTACCTCCCCGACCGCGCCGAGGTCGTGCGCTACCTGCGGGAGACGGCCTCGGGCGGGGACGTCATCGTGACGATGGGCGCGGGGGACGTGTGGAAACTCTCGCGCGAGCTGGCCGGGGTGGGGGCGTGACGCTCACCCGGCCCAGCCGCACGGGCGCCCGCGTCGAGAGGTTGCCCCTCGCCCGCTTCACGACCCTGGGGGTGGGCGGCGAGGCCGAGGTGTGGTTCGTCTCGGACCACGACCAGCTCGCCGAAGCGATGGAGGCCCCTTACCGCATCCTGGGCGGCGGCAGCAACCTCGTGGTCGCGGACGAGGGCGTACCCGAGCGGGTCATCCGCCTGACGGGTCCCTTCGCCGAGGCGGACTTGACGCCCGACCCCGAGTTGAGCCAGGGCGAAACCGTCGTCACGGGCTGGGTCGGCGGCGGCGTGCCCCTCCCCGGCCTGATCCGCAAGCTGCAAAAGCTCGGCCTCTCCAACCTGGAGGGCACCGTCGGCATCCCCGCCCAGGTCGGCGGCGCCGTGTGGATGAACGCGGGCACCCGCTACGGCGAGACCTTCGACGGGCTGCACACCCTGGAGATCGTGACGCCGGGGGGCACGCGGCAGGTCACGCCGGACGACCTCACCTGGGGCTACCGCACGAGCGGCATCCCGAGGAACCACATCGTGACGCGGGTGAGGCTGGGGTTGCGCCGCAGCACGCCGGAAGAGGTGCTCGCGCGGATGGAGTTCGCCGACCAGGCGCGCAAGGGCCAGCCCAAGATGAAGACGCCGGGCTGCGCCTTCAAGAACCCGGGCGGCGTCTCGGCGGGCAGGCTGATCGACGAGGCGGGGCTCAAGGGAGAGCGGATCGGCAACGCGATGATCGCGCCCGAGCACGCCAACTTCATCGTGAACCTGGGGGGGGCGAGCTGCGCCGACGTTCACGCGCTGCTGCACCTGATCCGCGAGCGGGTCGGCCTTCCGCTGGAGCTGGAGTACGAACTGTGGCCGGAGCGGGGGTGAATCCGGAGTCCCGGAGACGGCGGGCGCGCGGCGGTGGCAGGATAGGGCCGTGATCGACTCCGAACCCCGCCTCCTCAACCGCCGGGTACCCCAGGACCCCCCGCCGGAACCCGCCTCCCCACCTCCCGCCGGGGAGGTTGCCCCTGTCTCCGCCTTCGGGGCGCGGGAGCGGGCCCGCCGCCAACGACTGCTGTGGGTC
This genomic interval from Deinococcus aestuarii contains the following:
- a CDS encoding MBL fold metallo-hydrolase, which produces MTHTPALDAIRPPAPPVSTFGGTQVLRPDVVRVRLPMVNVYLLGQPGEPWVLVDAGMVGTAGMIRAAAQRHHGGRAPGAILLTHGHLDHIGALHELLREWQVPVYAHPLELPHVTGEHPYPFPDPTVGGVMSALSPAFVPGPFDFRPRVHPLPGDGSVPGLPGWRWLHTPGHTTGHVSLWRENDRSLIVGDAFVTTKQETVTGALASRPTLVHGPPAYYTPNWDAARDSVRTLANLDPDLAATGHGHPMFGPEMATELHRLARNFDEAVRPVRGWYLDHPVPIAQPGGAASAPDSRGRLLTYALAGVGLVLVLRRLGR
- the murG gene encoding undecaprenyldiphospho-muramoylpentapeptide beta-N-acetylglucosaminyltransferase is translated as MSLVVMATGGTGGHIYPAVATARELMGRGHEALILGQRGGMEERVAREQGLAFQGVEAGKLARSGQGRPDPRELLRAARGLGEARSFLREQRPGAVVGFGGFASLPGVLGAQSLGLPTVLHEQNARLGLTQRLAAGRARAVGTAYPRVIGLSGHKATLVGMPVREERLPRSEALARLGLQDGPLTILVMGGSQGSLALNGAVPDTLRHVLGMEGLLPEGAAVQVIHSTGPRWLSDVVPRVRDLPWYQPVGFVDAVAAWSAADLAITRAGTGTLAEAAFHGVPLVMVPLPESAENHQLHNALSVQEAGAGRVVEQPRVEEALGGAVLECASPGKRATMRDAALARSPAGAAGRFADLVERFLH
- a CDS encoding HAMP domain-containing sensor histidine kinase translates to MSPGELSAGLPLTAPARSQGTLRAQFTLVIFLLAFLPNLVLTLGARPDLPSATLLAWMGLVAAPCGLVGYLLSGALLRPLSRLEAEVQRGDFAQPHRDDPAEIRALRDAFAELLERLGTERDRRNAFMATLVHDLKTPLIATGHLTRTLTEHPLPDAERREVGDLLLAENARLLALVGQMADAHRFEREDVRVQTRPTELRPVLDGVARRLEERARSRGLCLTVSGTGTAHADPAALERAVTNLADNALRYARSRVALAVTPAGVEVRDDGPGLGAPLTELAQPFNAQPVTIAGQQYTAGTAGLGLFIARRVAEAHGGSLTYDRAPLSPTDPPERDPSGHDAPAAVHTTFTLHLPEVTP
- a CDS encoding AIM24 family protein, with amino-acid sequence MTNPEGSYSLRDFLAQTAERDNPGDVFELESSKMLEVKVNGRIWSKLGAMVAYKGNLNFKREGSLEGGLMKALKRAVSQEMSPLAKIEGRGVAYLADQGKEITILRLSGDSLNVNGNDLLAFEDSVNYDITMQRRAAGMAAGGLFSVRLQGSGLVAILSHGKPLTLRVTQSEPIFTDPNATVAWSGNLQPQLRMDASLRSMFGRGGGETYQMVFQGDGFVVVQPYEEFEQGLGGGESGGGSRSLGDLFD
- a CDS encoding metallophosphoesterase family protein — protein: MRIAVLADIHGNLRALDAVLADVAGQHVDLTVNLGDVVSGALQPRGTAERLGPLGFPTVRGNHERQLLTTPPERMGPSDRHAHETITAGARAWLASLPGTLGLPGGVLLVHDTPHSDLASLLDTVEKTGARAATVGEVEARLGLTPATLVLCGHTHLPRSAALPGGRLVVNPGSVGLPAYADDVPFAHRMEAGTPHARYAVVDDASGSWHVEHRRVVYDWDAAAREGQANGRPDVAYALCTGRAGLGEP
- a CDS encoding pyridoxal phosphate-dependent aminotransferase, whose protein sequence is MPTSPFRLSQRALSLKPSSTVAVSSRALELRRSGVDVISMSVGEPDFDTPPHVKAAAVRAIGEGKTKYTAVNGVAELREAISAKFARENGLTHAPGAVTVTSGGKQALFNAFFALLNPGDEVLIPAPYWVSYPEMVALTGAVPVAVPTTPESGFVLDPGEVEARVTPRTRMIVLNSPGNPTGAVFPPDVLEAVARIAQKHDLVIVTDEMYEHLVYDAEQVSIGRYAPEHTLTVNGASKAYAMTGWRIGYAGGPEGVITAMNAFQSQSTSNASSVSQYAALAALTEYEETARFIEMARNAYRERRDRIVAGLNELGLPTPTPQGAFYVMADTTRIHPDELEAARILLDDARVAVVPGTDFAAPGQVRLSYATGLEQIEEVLRRIGGVVG
- a CDS encoding response regulator codes for the protein MRLVIADDHPLFRMGLKYALLHQGFDVVAEAADGLRALEACRTWQPDAALLDVKMPGMTGIEVCDRLRQTNPGVVSVLITTFAEPAIVQAARAAGARGYVSKESDPESLARQLRDIVAHPEVDRLPHVDVPRLTPRESDVLPLLAQGYSNKEIAKNLRVSPDTIKDHLARLYAKLEARDRTEAVSRARSIGLLH
- the lepA gene encoding translation elongation factor 4, yielding MNVRNFSIIAHVDHGKSTLADRILERLGAMGERDKRDQTLDTLELERERGITIKSTPVRLTYKRENGEDYTFNLIDTPGHVDFNYEVSRSLAACEGVLLLVDASQGVEAQTIVNAYLAIDNNLEIVPVVNKIDLPAADPQGAAQELEDVIGIPAEDAVFASGKTGQGVDEILEAIVERIPAPPGDPQAPLKALIFDSFYDAYQGVILFVRVLEGTLAPKQPIMLFNSGKTFDVDKVGTFTPGLVVGESLPAGAVGWVAAGIKDIHDAQVGDTITQKDRPTREPFPGFKPAQPVVFSGLYPTDTEDYRRLRDALDKLKLNDAAFSFEPETSEALGFGFRCGFLGLLHAEIIQERLEREYDLDLIATAPAVVYRVTLTNGTVFETQNPAEFPTRDRITTVEEPYIKLSVMLPEEYVGPVMQLLQERRGSMVTMNYVGKRVELIYEVPFAEILYDFHDRLKSISRGYASMDYEQIGYREGELRKVDILVNNEVVDALAVIVHEDKAYSLGRKIVDKMAEVIPRQMFPVPVQATIGGKIIARATVKAYRKDVLAKCYGGDITRKKKLLEKQKKGRARMKQIGTVEVPQEAFLAVLSTEE